AAGTGTGGCTTCATTGTCAGTCCAACTGTAGTTGGCACTAAGTGTTTGGACCCCCCCCCCGACAAACACCCCCAGTGCAATATGTACATCCCACTTTACTTTTTCTGGGTATTTTGGCAGGCAGGACAAAACACCGACTAAAGTGAAGCGTTTACTGGAGGGCCATCTGTTTTTCACAACTGCTTTTCAGCCGGGTGGATCTTTAAGGAAAACACAAGACAGCAGTGTTTATCACCACACTGGCCCTTTCATACACAAACTGGCTGTGTTGATTCAATCACCGGCAAGCAGCTGGACAATCCAGGAGCCAATCCGGTTTTATCCAAGGGGACGTTTGCGCCTCGTTCGGCCACAGGGGGGAGCCATACACAGCAGTGCCCTCCATTACAGAAGAGGAAGTGATTATTGGTCTTTGCCAGGTGATGTTACACCGATTGTCTGTCCACAAGTAGCTCTAAAAGCTGCAGGTCTGCGACGCCTGGCAAACATTCTGCTGGACCAGGCTGGTCCGTGTTGGTCAGCCTCCCCGAAATGGGGACAGATtgtcaggggggaaaaaaagcacccGCTCCCAGAGGAGGGGGAGAGTTTAGCAGCAGTTTTGAGGTTTTTATGATCATAACCAGTTAAGTGCTGTGTATAACTAAACTGTTAAGTTCACTTGCTTTGGTCTGGCAAGCTTGTCTTATGAATCACAATAGCCTGTATGTTATCACTttgcaataataaacatttgccCAGCTGACAGTGCGTCATTGTGTTTCTCTGCGGGGTTTTCGATCTCACTGCTTGGCTGGAGGCACACGGTCGATAAACTTTTATAAATACTTGAAAGGAATCACGACTGCCACGTTCACAGGCTCTGTCCACAGAACCAAGAAACAAGGAATGGATGAAGTCTGAAGTATAAAATAGGACTTGTGTGATACAAATCGAGCTTGGGCCCCCAACAACAAAAGGGGCCTGCGTTCTACAATTATCATACAATGTCGTGCATGTATGGAGTCTAAGTGTACAAATTGTTGTATCTTGTCTGCCCTCTTTGAACCTATTGTGTGAGCCGCACCACCACCCCCCACCACCCTTGACTGCCCGTACCCTCACTAAGGTGTTCACCCTCCCATCCTGACCCCCTGAGCTCTtctggaatgtgtgtgtgtgtgtgtgtgtgtgtgtgtgtgtgtgtgtgtgtgtgtgtgtgtgtgtgtgtgtatcagttGACCACAGCTGGTTTGAGCACCACAGTCCCCGGGGGGATGACCACCCAGGACAAGGGATCATGAGACCCTCCTGTGGAAAGGTTAAGCACCCCCCCTGTCACTTCGTTCTCAGCCTCCTCGCCTCGGGCCTTTCTGGGGGCCCTGCGCTTGGCAGCCGCCCCCAGCACAGGAACCATGGGCATGCCCAGGGTTGAGGAGGCAAACGCTGGGGGGAGCATGGGCGACTTGGCCAGGCCCAGTGGGGAGCCGTTGTAAGATAGGACAGATGTGTTTCCCAGCCCGCCTGGTGGGGAGCTAGGGCAACCCAATGTGCTGAGGTCCAGGGGCCGAGGACTGAGGGGGGACAATGGCAGGGAGCCACCCAGGCCCTGAAGCGCGTGGGCTCCCAGGAGAGCGGCCGTTGCCCCTGGGATGATAATGTGAGCCCCACTCATGTAGGACATCTCTGAATCCTTGCCCACTCTGCCAGTAAGACCTCCATTTTGACTTCCCTTCAGCAAGGACCCCACGCCGCCCGGCGAGCCCTGCTCCTGGGCCACGAAGTGGCCGTGGGCCTTGATGTGCTTGCGTAGCGAACTGGGGTCTGTGTAGCGCTTCAGGCAGCCCACCATCTTGCAGTAGTAGGGCTTGTCCACAtagtgtgtacgtgtatgtttGAAGCGGTCACTTGAGTTGGAGTAGCGCTTGTTGCAGCCCTCATATGGACAAATGTAGGGCTTCTCACCTGTAGGGGAGATGAATGATGTCACATCCTTCACAAACATACTGACTGCGCCTCCACAACTGACCTGTGTGTGAGCGGTTGTGTATCTTGAGGTTCTCCAGGCGTGAGAAGCTCTTGTTGCAGGTGGGACAACGGTGAGGCTTCTCATTAGTGTGTGTGCGGATGTGGATGAGCATCTTGTACCTGCACAACATCAGTCTCCAGCTCAGCTCCTGTCCGACTTCCATTTAATCGTGTACCAGTGAGGCGCTCACCTGGCGTTGAAGCCCCTCCCTTTGCGAGCGCAGCCCTCCCAGTGGCAGCAGTACCCTGAATCCTTCTCTGGCTTGACATGGAAGTCATTGACATGGTCCACCAGGTCTTGGAGAGAGTCAAAGAGCAGGCGGCACTGTAGAAAAAGAAGATGCTTCATTTTAAAGCACTCATTTTGCCGATGAGGCTGCTTCTCCGCTTTCTGGGCATCACCTTCTTCCAGCGGCAAGCCAGTTGTTCATCTGCAGAGAGGTCAGGGGAGGCCCTTTTGTCACTCATCTGGCCAATGAACATGGAGGACGGCAGGTGAAGTCCCGCCCCGGCTCCGATGGGAACGAAAAATTGAAAGGCTTGCGAGAGCTGAGAATTCTGCGGAATATAACCCCAAAGGACAACAAGACCATCAATCTGCTGACACCTTGATATGGGAAATGGACTTTCACTTACGGTACTCAGTCGTACCACATTTACCTACAttaggagcaactgggggttcagtatcttacCCAAGGATACCACTATGTTCATCTtcactctttaaaaaaaacctattaCCTTTCCTCTTGTCTCCTGCTGTGCACTACAAAACCACCTCACTCCCTTCAGCTCAGCGTGAAAGATGCACAATTGTCCAAACCTCAGCTGGGGCTCAACTAAAGAGGACACACAGGCACAGTGTAGTGTAGCTTGCCTGCGCTGTTCTTTGCGCGAGAGTAAGACGGAGAGACGGTGTCCTACTTGCAACCGCGTGGGGTCAACTTAAGTACGATGAGAGTTAGTATCTCGGTGGGACGCGGGGGCGGGTGAATGCTTCCAGCCAGCTCGTCTCAATTCAATTGGGAGTCAAATGAATTAGTCGGCATGCGGCTGTACCTTGTCCTAAATCCGAttatacatgtacacacacacacacacacacacacacacaaccatgcTTCATACCAGTCAGTGCACAGACAGAGGCGCTTGTTCGGGACACAAGAGGTGTTGGGTAAGATTCAACCTACGCTGACACACACCTCTCCACCCTTTGCAGGCCCCATTAACATTAAACCACAACCAGCTGACTTACGATTTGGAGTGGTCTATtttcattgcgtagtataactacctgttttactgcatatgacaataaaagtctTCAATCTTGAATTTAATTGGTCCCTGACAAagtgttctatattgtttgcaattatgttcTATGTTGGTCAAGTTTTGAAAGCCAAGGGTAAATTCGCaacaatgacatttatagttcgtggcaccagccatgacgagctgGCGCTCGCTGTTCAATCTCATTCCCGGTGGTGACACCATGAgagtactatcactcaggtaaacaaacatagaggcgtacgagacagaggatgtttactgtGATTATACCCAGGATTTAAGCCATGAGTCAATAGTTttcaaggagaaaagaagggcgaaacatttggagatgaaatggagAACTTGGAGAACATGGACTTTAGACTCAAGACATGGAGGTGAAGATTGGTTGCCTTTAAAACACAGATTGgaaagtgtaaattactctggagttgcttatccttcagttATTGtattaaatcggcttcttaatgagcgtaaaggggtctttatagcctgattctttttattttgtcgCAGCCGCCGCcacccccacagtaaacatacataTTGCTGTGAGAAGATgtgtatataacatgtataatgtttCCAGCCTTGTCGCTaccatggaatagtgtttagaagacattatataaagaagacatgacttactctgttctgtggtaACTTTGGCGTTGTtctacttgtctttttttttcctgtgtatcggcggaatagcatcctttttcaaaatgcgtttatagcgtactttcaagccaaatgtttCTTGTGAAGGTGTTCTTTCAtggcagtcatcagtgaaatgatcacggcaaagaacagaactcgaggtgggcgtccatttgtctctcgttctctgcactagCTTcgtcctttttttgtcttaaacttttctcttttggaaaagtaaacGCTCAGAtcctgtgaacatccagcagcaacacaacattttggcatgactactatttggatgaaaacTATACTGAACCAAGCCGACCATCTACCACgagaagtgtttgtttactctgctttagctgagaggtgtcaccccgatgacgtcacttccctAAATGAGGCTGAGCAGCGGCAGCTGGTTCGTCATGGGTAGCGCcgtgaactataaatgtcatttttgccaaTTTAGTGTTCGCTTTCAAACTATAAACAatacataacatatttaagcacagtggatgaatcatgtcagggaccctttaaccgTGCGGTATAGCGGCGTAACACACCAGTGAATTGGTGATGACCGTGCAGACATGATCCTCAAACAAGCCATGCAAACGAAACAAACAATGGAAACGCATGTTTGAAAGTCATTAGTAAGACTAACCTAAATATGAAAATACTTGTATTGTGCTAACCTCGCATCATCTTTGCTGTTTGCAACATTTAAGAGTATTTACTGTATTGCACCCACCGCTGAAGGAATGTAGTTTCCGTTGGTCATCTCTGGCGAGGTTGGGGTGTGCCGTAGGGAGGAAGGTGACATGCTCAGATCCACCGCaggcggggtgggggtgtccATTCGGTGGTGGGGGGCTACCTGCCCGCCTGCGACACACAGCatacaaaaatgcacaataagTCAGATGAGTCGCAAGGCGACGGAGGCGATAGCGATGTTACCCACCTGTGTGCGGGGACGCTGGGGAGGCGGGATCAATGACCGCCGTGCCGTCATCCGCCATACGGAGGTGGTGCGCTCGTTTGGGGAACAAAGGGGAGAGGGGGGGCGAGTGCGGCCCTTTATCCCGCCCACTGGGCCTCCGAGGGAGCTTCAGGTCCAGGGGCTCATCCAGCGAAAGCATGACCACACCTGCACAAACATGCAGACACGCATGAGGGGCCAAGTTAGGCCACGGAAGACGGGTGTCTGGTGTCCACAAAAGACAGCTAGGCAATGAAATATCAAGTTGGCTGGTGGAGAACATCTCAAAGCATCTTCGGTTCCGGCATATTTCTCTCCAACAATGGTAAACTGAAACACTGAGTAAGCTACAGAACAATAAACAGCGCCCCACACCCCCTCCCCCATCTTTTCCCATCTTGACCTTTACTCGCAAACTCTTCCTAAGGAATGTCTACAATCCAATCCAGATGGTCACCCTCACCGCCAGCACTCGGCCACCCCACCCCTCTGCACCCTGTCACACCAACCCACCAACCTTCCAGTGTGCACCTTAAGACCCCTGCAGACCTTTTAGACCCCACCGCTAACCCCCCCCTCCCCAGGCTTTTAAGTCCAGCTGCACGAACTCCACCTCCTGTTAGGCCTGAAAGACCCAGCCTGAGGGGGTGTGGCCAGGGCGCCACATGGCTATATGTAGCCGTCACACGTCCTAACCACAGCAGGAGCACAATGTCAAGCATGTAAGACTGAATAATCTGACCAGTTACACCCTGATGACTCCAACAGATCCACAGTATGTACAAGTATGTACACTTGTCAGCTCAAGTCCGGATAGTCGAAAGAGGTGTACGCTAACCTAGCTTGTCGTATAACCAAAGCAATTGTTTCTGCTGCCAGTTATTAATCATAGCGGCCATCTTGCATAATAGCAACCATCAGAATAAGTCAAGTCAGTTGCAGTTATGGTCCTCTGTTGTCTTGGGGAGAGAAGCAAACTGTCATCTATCAGGCTTCATaaattcatgctcaaagactcgataggacagctctagtcagactagagccTTACCAGTTTATGATCaaaaactagataggacagtgcTAGTCAGACTGGAGCAGTCCAGACTAGACCTGTCCAACCGCTCATCCTAGCAGGCTTCACCTGTTTATGCTCAAGGACTAGATAGGGCAGCTGTAGTCATACTAGAGTGTCACAAAGTCATGCCGaaaaactagataggacagctataGTCAGACTGAAGCAATCCAGACTAGACCCGTCCAACCACTcgggttcatgctcaaagaccagataggacagcatcaccagttcatgctgaaagactgGATAGGACAACTCTAGTCCTTGATGAGTTTGTTTCTCTgcagacattttaaagtgttgagttgcttGCTGCTGGCGTATAAACTGGGTTTGTAGAATTGGGAGGCAATTCTCTCTGCGTCTAGTCAGCCTAGAGCTGTCCTGTcttgtctttgagcatgaactgatggagCCCGCTGGGGTGCCatgtgaaacgtcttctaaggcaGCCTGAACAGTTCAGTTGCCATCGATACGATGCCCTGAGACTACGATGGCCGGGACGAATGAGAATACCGACTTGCAGTCATGGAGTTTTATGGCATGCAGCGTGCAGTTAGCGTGGAAGCGTCATCCCTCGCGCCACGTAGCTCAGTCCTCGAGTTGAACTTGTGGGCAGCCCGGCACACGTAAGTCATTAATTAAACATTAATTTCAGCAAATTCCGCCCTTTCTAgtcctcacatacacacacgcacacacacacgagacaCACTTGCGCTGGTGAATGGGGGGCTTTGAGAAACGCTGGCCGGGGGCCCACATGAGAAAGGCCGTGTGTCTGGGAGGTACGGGGGGGGTTTGGCGGGGGATGTGACCAGGTTCACCGGCCCAGTTAGGGATGGCCTCCACTCACAGAGGCACAACCCAGTAGGGGGTCGTGGATTAAAAAAAGCCACTTGATGAAGTACACCTGCACGCTGATGACATCCATTGCTCCGTTTTGATTGACACCACAAGAAAGGACTACAGTCGGCCTTCTCAGT
This genomic interval from Dunckerocampus dactyliophorus isolate RoL2022-P2 chromosome 18, RoL_Ddac_1.1, whole genome shotgun sequence contains the following:
- the glis2b gene encoding zinc finger protein GLIS2b is translated as MLSLDEPLDLKLPRRPSGRDKGPHSPPLSPLFPKRAHHLRMADDGTAVIDPASPASPHTGGQVAPHHRMDTPTPPAVDLSMSPSSLRHTPTSPEMTNGNYIPSANSQLSQAFQFFVPIGAGAGLHLPSSMFIGQMSDKRASPDLSADEQLACRWKKCRLLFDSLQDLVDHVNDFHVKPEKDSGYCCHWEGCARKGRGFNARYKMLIHIRTHTNEKPHRCPTCNKSFSRLENLKIHNRSHTGEKPYICPYEGCNKRYSNSSDRFKHTRTHYVDKPYYCKMVGCLKRYTDPSSLRKHIKAHGHFVAQEQGSPGGVGSLLKGSQNGGLTGRVGKDSEMSYMSGAHIIIPGATAALLGAHALQGLGGSLPLSPLSPRPLDLSTLGCPSSPPGGLGNTSVLSYNGSPLGLAKSPMLPPAFASSTLGMPMVPVLGAAAKRRAPRKARGEEAENEVTGGVLNLSTGGSHDPLSWVVIPPGTVVLKPAVVN